The following DNA comes from Flammeovirgaceae bacterium.
ATTTAAAGCCCCGGGCGCTTGCCTGGTTGACATAATCCGTGTTGGCCACCGGCACATTCACATCGAGGGCCAGCGAATAGGTTTTATCAAAGTACTGTGCCCGCAAGGGGTTGACCAGTCCTAAAAAGGCGATTAGCAAACAATACTTCATTTTCCGATGGTTGGGGATTGAACAAATGCCTGGTCCACGGCCTCCACCGACTTTTGAAAGGGGTCAATGGAAGAGGCGATGTCCCCGATGTAGCAGGCCCATATCAGCTTGAATTGGTTTTGGGCGGTTTTCTTGTTGAGGTCGACCAATTGAAGGATGAGGGCTGCCGAATTGGAGGCGTAGGTGTTTACCCGGGGATAATAATAGCCATAATAAGGTGAATAGTAGCCGCCCCCATAGCCGGGGTATGAAATGGTTTGATAAACGCTGAAGTCGCTTACGATAAAAGCCACCACGCCCAAATCAGGATTTTGGTTTTTGTCCACAAAAGTGTAACCGCGCGCATCCATATTGGCCTTTATCCTGGTGGTGACGTCCACCGCATATTTCCCCAACTGCAGCGTATCGCTAGTGCTGTTTGAAATAAGCCCCAGCGTATCGAGGGCCAGGGTGTAGGTGGCATACGCCCCAAAATCCACCGACCCATCATAGTCGGTTTGCACCACCAGGTCTTGGTTGAGCTCCTCCGCATCGGGCACGGGCTGGCACCCGTTTACGATACAACCTAACCCTATTAGTATAATTAAAGGCCTCATCATATTCCTTCTAACGTTAAAACCCTGGAAAAAATTACTGCCCATTGAAAAGATAAAACAAGGCTGGCCGGTGTTGGGCCTATTTGGTCAAAGTGTAGCATTTTTCCTTCAGGTAGTCCCCGGCATCGTCTTCCCCGGCATAAAAAGCTTTGGCAAGCAGGCTGCATCCTTCATCCACCCGGTCCAGTTCAAGCAAGGCAATGCCCTTATAAAACAGGGCATTTAAATTTTCGGGGTCCAGCCGCAAGGCCACCTCCAGGTACTTCAGGGCCAGCTCGTTGTTGCCCTCCTGCAGGCCAAAAGAGCCGCCATACAAGTAGGCAGGCAGGTAGGTGGGCTCCAACTCAATGGCCTTGTTGATGGAAACGAAAGCACTGTCCACTTGCTCGAGGTTGTAGTAGGCAAACCCCAACGACATTTCCACTTCCGGGTCATCCTGGACAGCACGGACAAAATGCAAGCCTTCCTTTGCCTCCTCGTACTTTCCCTCGCCCAGGTAAAGGCTGGACCGCCACTTGACCAGGCCGGGGTCGCCCGGGTGCAGGGACAGCGCCCCGTTCAAGGCTTTTAACTGCCCTGCGGCATCGTTCGTTTCCCGGTAAACAAAAGCCTTGAGCAGGTGGGCCTGGAACAGGTTGGGGTATTCCTCCATAAAAACCTCAATATCCTGTAAGGAAGCGTCAAACTGCCGGGTGCTGTAATAGCAAACCGCCCTTTTGTAAAGCATGGAATAGGCTGGTTTGTCCTGAAGGCGGGATGATTTGATGGCCTTGGAGTAAAGCTTTATGGCCCCCTCAAAGTCCTGGTGGTTCATCAGGGTGTCAGCGGCCACCTCCCATTTCTTCCATTTTGGGCCCTGCCCCATGGCATTTCCCATCGTAAAAACCAAAAGAATGATGAGCGGGCACCTAAACATTTGAAGCCACTTTGTTCCTTTCGCGCTTGCGGTCGTTTTCGTTTAGGTGGATTTTCCTTAACCTGATGGACTTTGGGGTTACTTCCACGTATTCGTCCGACTGGATGTATTCCAGTGCTTCTTCCAATGTAAATTTGGCAGCTGGTGCTATTTTCATTTTTTCGTCAGAGCCGGAAGCCCGCACATTGCTGAGTTTCTTGGTCTTGGTCACGTTCACCACCAAATCACCACCCCGGCTATGCTCGCCAATCACCTGGCCTTCATAAACGGGCTCGCCCGGATCAATGAAAAATTTGCCCCTGTCCTGAAGGTTGTGCAAGCTGTAAGGGATGGCTTCGCCCTGCTCCATGCTGATCAACGACCCGTTGATCCTTCCTGGTATGGGGCCTTTGTACGGTTGGTATTCCTTAAACCGGTGCGTGACCACCGCCTCCCCGGCCGTTACGTTCAACAGGTAGCTCCTGAGCCCGATGATGCCCCGTGACGGGATGATGAACTTAAGGATCATGCGGTCGGCCTTTGGCTCCATGTTGACCATCTCCCCTTTGCGCACCGACACCACTTCAATGGCCTTGCCCGATACCACTTCCGGCAGGTCAATGGTCAACTCCTCCACGGGTTCGCATTTTGCCCCATCTATTTCCTTGTAGATTACTTGTGGCTGCCCTATCTGCAGCTCGTACCCTTCCCTGCGCATGGTTTCAATAAGCACGGACAGGTGAAGGACCCCCCTTCCAAACACGATAAAACTATCGGCTGAGTTGGTCTCCCCCAGGCGCATGGCCAGGTTTTTCTCCAATTCCTTGTGCAGCCTCTCCTTGATGTGCCGGGAAGTCACCAGCTTGCCTTCCTTTCCATAGAAAGGCGAATTGTTGATGGTAAAGAGCATGCTCATGGTGGGCTCGTCTATGGCTATGCTTTTGAGCGCCTCCGGGTTGTCCACATCGGCCACGGTATCGCCTATCTCAAAACCTTCCAACCCCACCAAGGCCGCAATTTCCCCGGCCTTTACCACCTCTACTTTCTTCTTGTCAAATCCTTCAAATATATACAGCTCCTTAATCCGCGTTTTGGTAAAACCGGACTTGTCCCTTTTGACCAGCGCCACCGGCTGCCCTGCCTTCAATTCGCCCCTGTGCACCCGCCCAATGGCCACCCGCCCTATGTAGGAAGAATATTCCAGGGAGGTAATCAACATTTGGGATTTCCCTTCCGCAATTTTTGGGGCCGGTATATGTTCTATGATGCCATCCAGCAGGGCCGTGATGTCCCCGGTGGGCTGCTTCCAGTCCTTGCCCATCCAACCCTGCTTGGCAGAACCGTAAAAAGTAGGGAAATCCAACTGGTCTTCCGTGGCATCCAGGGCAAACATCAGCTCAAAAACCGCTTCGTGCACCTCGTCAGGGGTACAGTTTTTCTTGTCCACCTTATTGATCACCACTATGGGCTTCAACCCCAATTCCAGTGCCTTTTGCAGGACAAAACGCG
Coding sequences within:
- the typA gene encoding translational GTPase TypA; this encodes MDVNKIRNIAIIAHVDHGKTTMVDKLLHAGHLFKDHENPGELIMDSNDLERERGITILAKNVSVRYKDYKINVIDTPGHSDFGGEVERVLNMADGCLLLVDAFEGPMPQTRFVLQKALELGLKPIVVINKVDKKNCTPDEVHEAVFELMFALDATEDQLDFPTFYGSAKQGWMGKDWKQPTGDITALLDGIIEHIPAPKIAEGKSQMLITSLEYSSYIGRVAIGRVHRGELKAGQPVALVKRDKSGFTKTRIKELYIFEGFDKKKVEVVKAGEIAALVGLEGFEIGDTVADVDNPEALKSIAIDEPTMSMLFTINNSPFYGKEGKLVTSRHIKERLHKELEKNLAMRLGETNSADSFIVFGRGVLHLSVLIETMRREGYELQIGQPQVIYKEIDGAKCEPVEELTIDLPEVVSGKAIEVVSVRKGEMVNMEPKADRMILKFIIPSRGIIGLRSYLLNVTAGEAVVTHRFKEYQPYKGPIPGRINGSLISMEQGEAIPYSLHNLQDRGKFFIDPGEPVYEGQVIGEHSRGGDLVVNVTKTKKLSNVRASGSDEKMKIAPAAKFTLEEALEYIQSDEYVEVTPKSIRLRKIHLNENDRKRERNKVASNV
- a CDS encoding DUF4136 domain-containing protein, which produces MMRPLIILIGLGCIVNGCQPVPDAEELNQDLVVQTDYDGSVDFGAYATYTLALDTLGLISNSTSDTLQLGKYAVDVTTRIKANMDARGYTFVDKNQNPDLGVVAFIVSDFSVYQTISYPGYGGGYYSPYYGYYYPRVNTYASNSAALILQLVDLNKKTAQNQFKLIWACYIGDIASSIDPFQKSVEAVDQAFVQSPTIGK
- a CDS encoding tetratricopeptide repeat protein, whose amino-acid sequence is MFRCPLIILLVFTMGNAMGQGPKWKKWEVAADTLMNHQDFEGAIKLYSKAIKSSRLQDKPAYSMLYKRAVCYYSTRQFDASLQDIEVFMEEYPNLFQAHLLKAFVYRETNDAAGQLKALNGALSLHPGDPGLVKWRSSLYLGEGKYEEAKEGLHFVRAVQDDPEVEMSLGFAYYNLEQVDSAFVSINKAIELEPTYLPAYLYGGSFGLQEGNNELALKYLEVALRLDPENLNALFYKGIALLELDRVDEGCSLLAKAFYAGEDDAGDYLKEKCYTLTK